ttacatttgaaagtCTAGTTCTAAATatacaacagtaacaataatGTCAATAATACCATTTATTACccctaaagaaaaatatatttcacatttctgtatctgattaaagggatggttcacctaaAAAGaataatgtttcaaatgtttttatccATATAATTAAAAAGTCAAAAGGCTTCAAAAGAAGAGTGGATgtactgactttcactgtatgggcATTTTTCTattaaagaaagtcatacaggtttaaaaatgcatacataaataatgacagactTTTAATTTTTCGAGTGAACCGTTCTTTTAATTGCACGTTACTTTAAGACTTCAGATCAAGATGAAGCATACTAACTAAATGACAGGAACAGAGTTTTACAGTTCATTATACGTTTGCATTGACTATGAGgctcttcctctttcttcctcTTCGCTATCTGTCGTTTTTCATAGGTGTGCTGTGAATGTGACTGTGATGAGTCTGTATTTCCCCTGGCTGTCTCTCTGCTGGATCGCTATCTGTCGTCCACTCTATCCCTGCCTGTGTCTCCATCCTGTCTGGCTGCAGCTTGTGTCCTGGTGGCCTCAAAACTGACAGAAAGTGACACAGTTAGTGCAGATACGCTCTGTGCAGCAGCAGAGTATGACTTTCTCTCATCAAACCTGCGGGTgagtgtttaaaaaaacacaaattcactAAAGTGCTGTCCAAAAGTCTGAAGCATGCAAATAAATCATTAGAAAATAGTGCTGTTTTGCATGTTTCTAATTGAACACTTTTTCCATTATGAATGAaatcatttgaattaaatgttttggtaaAATGAgtaataaaaaagacatatatacatatgcatatagaCAGTTTTATAAAGAGAGTAAGCTTGCTCCAACAGGAAATGGAGCGTGTGGTGCTGGCGACTCTGCGCTGGGATGTGGCAGCAGTGACCCCTCAGGACTTTATCCCACACTTCCTGCGCACTCTCTGGGAACTCAGGGACGGAGACGCACATACAGGAGACTTTCTGGCAACGCTACGCCGCCACAGCGATACACTTattgccttgtgtgtgtgtgactcgcGCTTTCTGGGAACTCCTCCATCACTGGTGGCTGCGGCTGCACTGAACTCTGCCCTGCGGGGTCTGAGGGCCAAGAGTGCGGGAGAGACGAGTGTCATGACCTCTGCCCTGGCCACACTCTGTCAGACTGATGAGGTGAGCCATGATTTATCTCAGAGAGTAGGAGAGAGAGCtaaacacacaataataataataattatcgtcttagataaactttattttaaggttaccttgttacttttttatttttttcttttttttttagagagagagagaattattatTAGGTatcactttagaataatggtccattagttgatattagttaactactttagttaacatgatctaagccaGAACAATccttcagcatttattaatcttagttgatgttaatttcaacatttactagtGCATTATTCAAACCAaatgttgtgcttgttaacattagttaatgcagtgTGAATttgcatgaactaacaatgactaactgtattttcattaactaacattaacaaagatgaataaatacagtaataaatgtattgttcattgtttgttcatgttaattaatgaattaactaacattaatggaCCATTGTTCTAAAGTTTCATTGTtctacctattattattattattattattattattattattattatgactctATTTGTGTGACTCTTGCTGCTTGTGCCGACAGGTG
The nucleotide sequence above comes from Carassius gibelio isolate Cgi1373 ecotype wild population from Czech Republic chromosome B3, carGib1.2-hapl.c, whole genome shotgun sequence. Encoded proteins:
- the LOC127953670 gene encoding G1/S-specific cyclin-D2-like, which codes for MSVSLWCEEEEGQDRTQSSVRAPWDPSASGLRVIQRLLQSEERYLPSPLYISLVQREPQRREELAKWTMEVCCECDCDESVFPLAVSLLDRYLSSTLSLPVSPSCLAAACVLVASKLTESDTVSADTLCAAAEYDFLSSNLREMERVVLATLRWDVAAVTPQDFIPHFLRTLWELRDGDAHTGDFLATLRRHSDTLIALCVCDSRFLGTPPSLVAAAALNSALRGLRAKSAGETSVMTSALATLCQTDEVALRCCSELIEGALRERLRTGAHEEKGDGDVEEERASTPTDLREIDF